TCACACGTATATCAAAGCACACAGtgtaatgtgttgtttgtgttaaaaaccaacacacccaaggatgtgctgggggcagcctgcaaatgtcatcACTCGTTCTGGTGCAAGCAAAGCATACTCACAAcgttcggcagaacaacacaagcagcagcagcttGAGGCGAGAGCTGAATTCACTCACTCGCTCTCCGTGATGCTCATTCCACTCTCCAGGGTTTCTGGTGTTCTGTTGTTGGGTCAGTTTAAATGCCTGCCCAGATAGAACGAAAAGGAAAGGGTTTCAGTTGGGATGAGAGCCTTTCTCCGTGATGGtcatctccatggcactgagactGTAAAGACTGCTCTGGTTGCTGTGCTCCGTACCCACTGATATGATCAGCGAGTCTTTGTACCTATTCCATGCTGCTGCggggtttggatctgaggactccGTTTTGGTTTGGCATGCTGTCGTTGGCTTCAatcgtttgcatgatttgtatttttcttTCTCTCGTGCATTGAGTGATGggctttttttaaattcttttcctctttaattgggttctttcaggcttCTTGCTTTGTAGCTAcgtgtgagcaagcaaatctcaaggttgtatagcatacactctttgataataaatcttgaatcttgaataacaGAACAAATCAAGTCAGCAGCATAATAACAAGCCTTTTTCTGACCTACCCACCCCCTTTACAAACATAGACTTGACAAGCAACCTTGACCTTCAGATTCTACCTCTGGACTTGCAAACCTCAGTCTCTAACCTTTTTTGGGCTTTGTACCTCTGGGGATTTGCTGAGATCTTGACTTTCTCCTTTGGCTTTGCCGATTCTGGGTCTCAACCTTGGGTCTTGCTGATTGCAGGCTTGACCTTCGGGCTTCAACCCCAGGACTTGCCAATCATGGGTTTGAATTTTGGGCCTTACGGACTTGTACGACCATTCTGGCATGTGGTGGGGTAGAGTCACAGGCCCTCATTACTCCCGCCTGTACGGACCTGCAGATCAGAGTAGCTAAATTGGGGATCACTGGTCTGCTCAGTACCTGCTGACCCAGCCTCCAGGAACTCTGATCCTCTGACCTGGACTCCAAACACCAGCTCCTGCCCCTGACTTTTCACTCTCCCTCATTCTGAAAGTTTGCAGCTCCAGGTTAACATCAAAGCACATTTTTGTGATGATTGCATTTACCTCCCTTTcatgcaatgaattccagagttcTGCGCTCTGCATGGGGGAGAAATCCACCTATTTATCCTAATAATTTCTTCAAACTTTCTGTCCGGAGCATTGGTCCTGGTAATTTCAAATGCCTTCAGTCAAGTCTCCCCTCAGTGGGTGTGTTCAAATGAACCAAGCCTATCTAATCTTTCCTCATAgctgaaattttccagtcttttcaACCTCTTTGAAaatctctctgcacactttccactgTTATCTTTTTAAATATGACTATAACTGTGTGCAGTACCCCAAGCTGTGGTCTAATTAGCATTGTATAAGTTCCAGCATaatctccctgctcttgtattgcaTGCTTCTGTCTAATAAAAAAAGCATGCAGTTTGTATCCACTTTatcaatctgtccaaatcctttgaaggatctgtggacatattCTCTATGGTTCTTCCTCACCTCAGTGTCCTTCCGTTATATTCACTTTGCTTTGTTGCTTCTCCCAAAAGCAATATTTCCCTTTTCAGATTGAATTCTGTTTTCCACTTTTCTGTCCAACAGTGTGGCTTTCTATATTTTCATGCAATCTAAAGTATTACTCAATGGTGCCTATAGTAACAATTTTTGTATGTATTTTATTGTGCCGTCTGTACCCAAGTCTAAATCATTATCATTGGAAAAGCAAAGGACCAAGTACTGAAGCCCCAGACCACCAATGATGATGGCTTCCAGTTACAAAATCACTCATTTACTTTcatttgctgctgctgctgggTCAATTTTGGACTTTTGTCAATTTGTCACTGTCCCTTCAGATGAAACTCATGAAAAGTGCAAGCATGTTTACTGTGTTTTACGAAATAGCTCCTTTTCAACAACCAGTAGATTTAAGATTTGAACAGCATTACTTTGTTCTGTGTGACCACTCAAATCTATGGAGTCATGATTGGTGCTCATATATTAAGATACAACTGAAGTACTCTAATAAATGTGTTTAAAACTTTAACAGCTTCAAACGATTTAAGTATTTGAAAATGGAAAGTTAAAGTACTGGGGGTTGCTTATGTTGTTTCTATAGTTAACTTTGAAACATgctaaattaaataggtagtttTAATTACCTTTTGCTAAATGATATAGACAAAAGTCTAATTTTAAGAAATGTCTGTTTTTGTATCAAAGTATTTTCTAGAATACAAGCATTGGCAGATGTATTTTTGTAGTCAGCTTTTTGTTTCTTTCTGCATACATGGCCTAGATATGATTAGGAAAGATGTGTAGTTTTAAATAACTTCTAAGGACAAAAATGTATCCTTTTTTTTCAGTACTTTTGTTTGTCCGACTGAAATCATTGCTTTCAGTAACAAAGCAAGTGAGTTCCATGACGTAAACTGTGAAGTAATTGGTGTTTCTGTAGACTCTCATTTCTCTCACCTTGCCTGGATCAACACTCCAAAAAAGGTACAGAAGCATGCAGGAAGATCTTACACACCtgcaattgatttttaaaaatgaattttTGTTAAATTTTTGTGCAATAATTATGTAACTTAGTATTTAAGAATGTAATTAATATTCTGAATTTTCAGCAACACATTCAAGTTTTGGTGTTGAAAATTAAGCAGTCTTATCAGACTATTTCACAAATGTAATATGTTATAAGGTAACAAATTCTTAAGATCTGTACAAAATAATATTCTCTAAATTATCTTGGGATGGGAGAATTTTGTACTTTATTGAGGCAGGAATACAGAAATTATTGAGTTTGTTTCTATGAAGGTAATAAGAATTATATTTCAAAGTCAGTGTTATTTTAATTTACTAGtaaatatcttttaaatttaTGCATTTGGTTAAGTTTCTCCAATATTCATTCTTTTCTTCCAGAGTGGGGGTCTAGGGCACATGAATATACCACTGCTGTCCGATATAACAAAGCAAATCTCACGGGATTATGGAGTGCTACTGGAAAATGCTGGTATTGCTCTAAGGTAAGATATTTTGTGTTGTAAGGGGAGCTTCCACTTCAGACCCTCAGATATTAAAGAGCTGATGAGATGATTGTGTGACCTGCAGATTCTGCCACTGGTGGAGCAGGGGAACCTTAATGACCAGGATGAATGGGCAATGTGGGAGCTGGTGCACTGCTTCTGCCATttcactgggtgtgtgtgtcccCAGTGAATAGTTGAGATTCTGGCTGCCATCCTGAACACTCCTCATTGACTTTGAACAGTCACAGACCAGGGATTCCCATGAGTTTGTGAGGATGTTAGACATACAGTCATTAAAGAACATTCTTCAATGTATTATCTGTCCCGCAGATAATCTGTTGCTGTGACGGCACTCTGAACTGAGTGCCAGTTTTTGGAATCTGGTTTGTGCATGTGAATGACATTGGAGCCTATTATGTGTAATTCAAAGATGTCCTGGGAAAGGTCAATGTTGGGAGGTAGAGAATAATAGTGCAGACAAAAAGTTTAAGATGTTGCAAGGTGCAAGGCTATAGTAGTGAGGAGAAAAGAACTGAGCCCTATTCTAGTATAAGTCATGAAGTAAAGTTACTTGGCACTGTAgaattttgaatcaatgttgaaTCTAAAAAGCTGCAGTATGTTCAGTTTGAAGATGAGGTAATATTCCTCAAGCTTGCAGTAGACTTTGTTATAACAATACAGGGGCCAGAGTGAGATGAAGAGTTAAAGTGGCTAGGAACAGAAAACTCGGGGGTAGCCCATACGTACTGAGTTCAGGTTCTCTGCAGATTGATCTGCTTTTGGTTTCTCAGATTTAAAAAGTAGACCACCTGTGAACACAGTATACAAGACTGGATGTGTAAGCAAATTGCTgattcacctgcaaatctgcaaaGACTGCTTTTCCTGAACAGTGGATGGAGAAGAGACTGAGGGACATGTGTTTCATCTCCTGCAGTTGTGTGGGTATGTGCGAGAAGAAAGAGAGTAATTGGTGGAAAATAATGGGGGAAGGAGTCACCAAAGATTGGTCCCTTCAAAATACTGAGGGGCATGACTGGGGAGAAAAAGATGTCTGGAGCTGGGAGAAATTACAAAGGAGAATCTGCTGAATACAAATACTGGAGACACAGAATGCAAGAACTGTACTTCAGGAAAGAGTGTGGGAGCAGAGGTTTTGgaaacatggaaagcattcaagGGTACTGACTATTGTGACGGGGGTGCCACTGTTTAGAAAGATGGAAGATAAGAGGCTCCCAGTCTGGGttccacggacccctcggttaatggtagtgggccatggcataaaaaaagttgggaacctctGGTGTAGTAGGTCTCATCGTTGGAGCAAATATAATGGGGAAACGGGAAAATGGAATGGAGTCTTTATTGGAAGCAGGGGAGGAAGAAGCATTGTCAAGATAGCTGGGAAATTCTGTTTCGTAACAGATGGTGCTTACTGTGTATGCATGCAAAAATACTAATTTCAGGTGCatttatggtgacatgtatgtaataAAGTATGTACTTACTTCCTTTAATAGAAACACAGATCCTGTAAGGGAAGAGTCAGAGAGGGACCACGTGAAGCTGAGAGGTGCTTGGAAATTAGCAACAAAACTGAAGGCATTGTTTGTGTCTAAGTGAAAGGAACAGAATCAATACAGTTGTACAAAGAGTGGAGAGAGACAATCACATATCCCAAAAAAAAGTTGGATTTAATTTGGGCCTTTGTAAGTTCCCATAGTTAACTTTGATCTgggatattttttttaaaaaagacccCACCATGACTATAAGCCGCATGTAGAAGTTATTTCCTTTTCACTGTCATGATTAACTTTTGAAGTCCCAGAGAACAGACAGCAGTTCTTCATTGAGATTGGATATGCAGGCTTGCCTGGTGCAACACTTAGAGCAGAGACATGGAGAAGAGCCAAGTTCTGGTGACTGGAATGGTTTTCAGATACAAATGAATGTAGAAAGTTTTAAAACTAAAGTACACCTAACTCCCACAAATAAAGGATAAATGCACCAAAATCTCAGATGTGTTGTGTCAAAAGCCAGATCAAAGAGAGTTGTACAGAAATCATTTCCATCAGTCAATGCACATTCTTGGTGTTGGAAATTAGAGTGAATTGAATGTATATTTCAAAACTTAAAGAGATAATGGGTATAGAGCGAGGACTAATTGGTTGGCATTCTCAAAGAGCTTGACTCTTAGTTCGCTGTTATGAATTATACCCTTCTGCTTACAAAAGGGTAATGGCTGTGCCTTCTACAACAAAGCTCCACAGTAATAAACAAGTGTCGCACTTTGTGGGATTTCCATAGACCAGCAACAATAGATATTAGAAGAGAAAAGTGATGCTCCTTGTCATTGGTCTGCCCTTGATTGAAGATACTGATTAATGTTAAAGTCAATCAAGCATCTATTTATTGTTCACTCTTTGAATTAGGTGATCACCCCAAATTAAATGTTTATGATTGAATTAAATGTCTGTTTTTGTTGTCGGTTCTCTCTGGCCCTGTACCTGTTTGTTAACACTATTCATGCAAATTGTTATTGTACTTGTTATGTTAAAGCAAAGGAAAAACTTAGAATTTTGTGTTAGCGTTTAAGCTGATTGGAGCAAAGATGTTTTTGCTATGAAGCAATAATATGTTTCAGTTACCTAGAATTCTTTCTACTTTCTTTATCTTGTATCTGTGACCTAAACTTGTCCGTATTTTTAAGCTATGCTGGCAAATTTATTCTTGAATAAGACATTTCATGCTTACCGTTCATTTCATTTTGCGAAGCAGATTTCATCTAATCATTTTGATTAAGAGTGAAGTCCAAATGGGAAATAAAGCAACCATGTGCTAATTGAGAGCTCCGATTTAGTTTTGAATATTCATATTTTTCAgattattttaatgtttttatCCTGGGAAGTTACAGCTTCAATTCTGACATGAAGTAAAATGTGATTAGTCTTTgaagtaaaattttaaaaaatagtaaCTTTTCTAAATTTTATTTTACCAGAGGCCTCTTCATTATTGATGTTAATGGAATTATCAAGCACGTAGGCATCAATGATTTGCCTGTAGGTCGCAGTGCTGAAGAAACTCTGCGCTTAGTTAAGGCATTTCAATTTGTTGAAACCCATGGAGAAGTTTGCCCAGCAGAGTGGACCCCTAACTCTCCAACGGTATGTAATTTTGCACTTAATTTAGCAGCTCAATAAATGAGTAGGGCTAAGCTTTTGTGGGGCCAAGCAAACAATTCAGTTGTAAAGCAATTAACTTAAGTTTTGCATAATTTACAGAAGTTATATTTTCCTGCAGTTTCTTCAAATGTCAAGCAATTTAAAATTATGCTAGTTAACTTCCTAATGAGTGGGTAGCTGTGATATCAATATGAGCTCAAACATGTTCTTGCTTTCAGTAGAACAAAAGCTAGATGCCTTTTAATGTGGTACCTTGCTTGTCCCTTTTCAAGTCCTGTTTTGAAAATAAAGGAGCAGTTTGAACTGAAATATGAATGAACAATTCTATTGTATGTAGAATTGCTCTGGAAACTGGTAGTTCATAGCATTTTGATACGCATTCACTGAAATTGTATTTACAGCAAATGGGATTAAAATACCACTTGATTTGCTAAATCCTGGTGATGTTCTATAAGCAAACTTTCAAATTTAGGTAGTAATGGGTTTTCTGAGATTTCATAGTTTGGGGTACCATTCCCTGAAATTTTCAATTACCTCAGAAGGTATTTGGCATCTTGCCTTGGGTTTCTGGCTGACATATGCAACTTGGTGTGGAACGGGAGGTTGAAATTATATTTCCATCTGTTCGACTAAATCACTCTATTgtactgttacgaaatcccgtaactggatcacctaccagcaaagatagagaggtccattgaagactgatggtattatttttaaaagtctttatttatgaaggggcacaaaaataagattaatacaaacattcagataatatacgtcgtcactactcaatctaaaaacgcgggtctaataataaccatcaataagaaacagctcgatcatttgtctaggggataatatattgtccgatggaaatataaacgtcactcagttcctgcaggcctcagccttttggtggggggggggggggggaccgctgggttttcacttgttagagagagagagagattggtgagaaaagaaacttgcctgggtctttatgaagcgaatctgttgagtcaggggagcgggcttccccgttgttagctaaaagttgGTTTCCATGGTTCCAGTCACCAATTCCAGcaacggaatcgaacgcacgtgacttccttcaaatggctacccgctactacgggatcgttagcgtttcttctggtgtgtctaaagggggtgttcccccagaccctcttttatacttcctcaaggggtctcagatgtcaatcaggttgggatgatgcaatctctctctcaaccagcccactttgcccgagggcttgcatgtagcatagtccccaatccacaaacgtgctctccaggagacaatggtcaatgtagcattattttgcatcgcggtggaacgaggtattcgggacgtctctctctcccatttcctgggtctcctgaacggactcaatagtgatcttgcgattctcacaaaggagggggctcccccccccccccccgcccctttggcccctcagagctgtggtgcattcataacagttCTATTAGTTTAATCTTCTGGTTTTTACTTCTCTCCCCAACCTGCAGAATTTCCTCATTCTTTGATTTTAGTGAGAAGttgaattttaattttaattcccaGACTAACACAAATGAAGCAGATTCAGTATAAGTGTCATTATTTCTAAATTATTGTTAAACTTCTTGGGACTATATTCATTCTATAATATTTTATTATACCATAAAAACATATTTGTCTATTAATCCTTCCATTTGTTTTACAGATCAAGCCATCCCCAGAAGCTTCCAAAGAATATTTTTCAAAAGTCAATGAATAACATCTAATATCCATGCCTTTTATTGGTGTATTTTGATGTTTGGACAGAATGACTATTTGGAGGTGGAGGTTTTCTTTATCTGGGATAAGTTGTCACATAAAGTTAGAGTCAGCAATAGGCCTGATGTTTAATCATTGAATCTTATGTGCAAAATAAAAACTATACTACTGAATGTTCCTTTGCTGtttaatacagtactgtgcaaaagtcttagacacatatatatagctagggtgcctcagAGTTTTGCACGGTATGGAGTTGTCAatatggagtggagagcaagtttgtatatctgtcgggagcaaaggatgttgtgaaTGGCAAGGATGGGGCTCTCTGAGAACAGTGTGGAaaaggcagagaaggagtgccaggggtgtggGGTGGTATGGATGCTGACACActcagcactgagacaccaggtaaagtcatttgattccaaacaattggtttgttgCTCATtaaagaatgtctctctggtgcttcccactccctctcctcttccttccctttttcccaaccatgatttcgtTCTCCtagccctcttcccactctcagtccacagtagagactggtattagaatcaggtttatcatcacataTATCATAAAATTTGTTCTTGTTTATTGCAGCAGCAGTGTGcagtgcaatacttaaaattataatactgtacaaaagtcttgggtATCCTGGCTATATaggtatgtgcctaagacttttgcacagtacaataTGATGTTCATTTAAAGTAAACCAGAAGAGAAATTCTGTACCAACTAATGAATCACAAAATTAAACAATGTTTTCTTTGTACAAGAAAGTTTGAAATATAATCACCTAAATTGCATTTAATTCTGTAATACTAAGTTATACCCGATACTCTACTCTAAATAAAGGTATGAGTTCTTAAATTTGTTGTCATCCAATTTTTTTTCCAAGCCATTGCAGTGCTGCGGAGCATTATGCAATTTTTCAAAAATGTAAACCAAGCCACATTCTATTTGGTACTGAATGAATCTTTGGGAAGAGTTGTACATAGTATTTGTGCATTATTGGTAATTAAAAGATTGTCATTTTGTGTTGTATCTGGTATTACCAACGTAGATCATCTTACAGGAAAATTCATTTGTGTACATGTCTTGTTAGTAGAAGTTCTCTTCCAAGATTAAGTATATCTGCTAAAATGACTGGCtgtctttcctataatttagGCAACAGTATTAACAAAGTAAAGGGGAATATTACTATGATTATATCACTGAAGGATGGGTTACTTTGAGATTTATCTCTGGTTCTACACCTCCAGGCAGAGGAAACTGATTCTGCATCTATCCTATTAATTGCTAAAAGAAGTGTGTACATTTTGGAAAGATCATCTCTAATTGTTTATCAAGGCAAACCTGTTctggtttgtacagctgcatcatggcggcagccatctttggtgaacagtgttcatatcgtaaagtttacaaagatctgtttcaaatcctgtagatagcttactaagtttttattgGAAAAAATTGATACACTGTGTCGAATTCAAAAGAAGCAAAGGAcgtgaagtgcaaaagaactgcagatttgtttaaagttgaaaggcttaacaaaatagtagaaactgctacaccaaaAACTCATGAGGTCATGAACGTTCAGCTATGGGAAATATTTGTGTGTGATTCGGAAACGAGTTATCTGTTTGTACTgtcgtgatgcaaaagttgctggagaatttgctagtGACTCAGCCAATAAATGCAGTGGAGAGTCTTTTGCAATTTTTATGACTAACGTGACGATATGATGAAGCACACATTCCTCTCCCCTCTTGTTATTCTGAAGTTATTATTCCCTCCAGGGCATTCCATCTCCTCCAATAATCATCCCTTTTGTATGGCATGCCAAGGCAGTAGCTTTAGTAcgtggtagaactcagcaggtcaggaaattaataaatagttgacgttttgggccaacacccttcttcaggactgaaagggaatggggaagatgccagaataaaaaggtgggggggggggagggaaaggaggctagctggaaagtgatagatgtagccaggtgggtaggaaaggtcaagggctagagaagaaggaatctaacaggaaaggagagtggaccataggataaAGGGAAGAGGAGAGGACCCATGAGGAGCCTGTCCTTTCCTGCCTACAGCCCTTTCCCACTGTCCAGTTGCAATTTCCAGGTAAAACAGCAATTTCAGATTATACCTAGCTGATTACTGTGTGATATTTACTAACCACTGATTAACATGTGAGTTTTCCATTTACCATTCAATTTTTCCATGAAGATTCTATCAATGTATAATGTAATTTATCTAATATTTTTAATATATGAAATATTGCTGAACAAAGTGTCTTTCTGGTGCATAATCTACACGTAAATCACAAAATACTTGTACTGCTTCGTGGAAAACTTCACTGTTGCAATACGATCCCAAGCTTCTGATTGCCTATCACTTTCGTTCTCTTTCTGACTCTTAGCTTGGCCTTTGCATTGTAATTTAGAAACATCTGTGGGAGTGGGGTAAAAGGGTGGGTTGGGGAGGTGGTGTTGTGTACGGAGAGTTTAAGTAGAAGATGAAAGGAGAATTTATAAAACTTATAAAATTCTTACTGGGCTTGACGGGCTGGGAGGTTCTTTTTACCAGATTTATGAATCACAAGTTTCAAAATAAGtggtaagattttcccttttcccttaagcacctcaaagttcaaagtaaatttatcatcaaagtacaaaccccatttccagaaaagttgggatattttccaaaatgtaataaaaacaaaaatctgtgatatgttaaaacacgtgaacctttatttaactgacaaaagtacaaagaaaagattttcaatagttttactgaccgacttaattgtattttgtaaatatacacaaatttagaatttgatggctgcaacacactcatcAAAAGTTGGGActgaggcatgtttaccattgtgttacgtcacctttccttttaataagactttttaattgttttggaactgagaatactaattgtagtagatttgcaatgggaaattttgtccattcttgcttgatataagacttcagctgctcaacagtccgtggtctctgttgtctgattctcctcttcatgatgcaccatacattttcaaaGGAGATAGACCTACACTGGCAGCAGgacagtcaagcacacgcactgtGTGTCCACAAAGCCACACTGTTATTGCCCGAGCAGAatatggtctggcattgtcctgctgaaataagcatggacgtcccgggaagagacgtcgccttgatggcaacatatgtctctctaaaatcctaatatacacctccgagtcaatggtaccttcacatacatgcaactcacccattcCGTGGGCAcggatgcacccccataccatcacaaatgctggcttttgcacctttcactgataacaatcaggatggtcattttcatctttggcacggagaactcgacgcccgttttttccgaaaactaactgaaatgtggacccatctgaccacagcacacggttccacagtctttcggtccatctgagatgagctcaggcccagagaacttgccagtgtttctgcatagagttgatgtatggcttcctccttgcgtaatacagtttcaagttgcatttctggttgcagcgatggactgtgttaagtgacaatggttttctgaagtactcccgagcccaggtggctataattgtcacagtagcatgacggtttcttaggcagtgcagtctgagggctcgaagatcacgtgcattcaacagtggtttccgaccttaccctttacacactgagatgtctctgaattttttcacaatattatgtactgtagatgttgaaagacctaaattctctgcaatcttgcgttgggaaatgttccttctgaaccgactaacaattctctcatgaattttggcacaaaggggtgagccacaacccattcttgcttgcaaagactgagctgcttttatacccagtcacaatacctcacctgctaccaattaacctgcttaatgtggagtcttccaatccggtgttacttgaatattctgtgcacttttcaaacttattttaactctgtcccaacttttgttgagtgtgttgcagccatcaaattctaaatgtgtgtatatttacaaaatacaattaagttggtcagtaaaactattgaaattcttttctttgtacttttgtcagttaaataggggttcatgtgaattaacatatcagagattcttgtatttattgcattttgggaaatatcccaacttttctggaaatggggtttgtacatatatgtcaccatatacaaaccctgagattaattttcttgcaggcaatcgcAGTTAGTACAAGAAATCCAATGCACTTTTGTAAAGAAGTGACCTGTATagatgacatgcaaa
The sequence above is drawn from the Hypanus sabinus isolate sHypSab1 chromosome 22, sHypSab1.hap1, whole genome shotgun sequence genome and encodes:
- the LOC132379653 gene encoding thioredoxin-dependent peroxide reductase, mitochondrial-like; amino-acid sequence: MAATVAARIYRTCVSIRGVTAALHRQCIQKNFIHRRNSTPLANYKCNFSTTYSNFAPAVTQPAPFFKGTAVVNGEFKEISLDDYKGKYLVIFFYPLDFTFVCPTEIIAFSNKASEFHDVNCEVIGVSVDSHFSHLAWINTPKKSGGLGHMNIPLLSDITKQISRDYGVLLENAGIALRGLFIIDVNGIIKHVGINDLPVGRSAEETLRLVKAFQFVETHGEVCPAEWTPNSPTIKPSPEASKEYFSKVNE